The Methanococcoides methylutens MM1 genome has a window encoding:
- a CDS encoding tryptophan--tRNA ligase translates to MNTKLDPWGSVNIDDYSKLFDEFGILPFEDICSELPDPHRYMRRKIIFGHRSYDLITDAMKNKDPFSVMSGFMPTGGGHLGHKMVMEEIIWHQKMGADAFVGIADREAYSVRGVSWEKCRQIGVEDYIVSLIALGFEPDGHIYFQSESDNVKELTFELGSKTNFSELSAIYGFSGETSVSHMVSTLSQSADILHPQLSEFGGPKPTVIPVGADQDPHMRLTRGIAHKMNMFRIEGREDKNNNKYFSVRSKAAPEGALADIAERLPWDTKLFEGHVDVFGADNYTKLLNTVREVEIEYGGYAFVPPSSTYHRFMSGLQGGKMSSSVPESIISLKEDPKAAAKKVKRAKTGGRMTLEEQKKLGGDPNNCSAFELLMFHLVEDDKELEEIYNECICGKRMCGSCKALAAELMTEFLTEHQEKRELAKDRLDDYGL, encoded by the coding sequence ATGAATACGAAACTTGACCCCTGGGGTTCAGTCAATATTGACGATTACTCAAAGTTGTTCGACGAGTTTGGCATCCTGCCATTCGAGGACATTTGCTCTGAACTCCCTGACCCACACAGGTACATGCGCAGGAAGATAATCTTCGGACACAGAAGCTATGACCTGATAACAGATGCAATGAAGAACAAAGACCCTTTTTCGGTCATGAGCGGGTTCATGCCTACCGGAGGCGGGCATCTGGGACACAAGATGGTCATGGAAGAGATCATCTGGCACCAGAAGATGGGTGCTGATGCCTTTGTGGGAATTGCGGACCGCGAAGCATACTCCGTAAGGGGCGTTTCATGGGAAAAATGCCGCCAGATCGGTGTTGAGGATTACATTGTAAGCCTGATAGCCCTTGGTTTTGAACCGGACGGGCACATATATTTCCAGTCAGAATCCGATAACGTCAAAGAACTTACCTTTGAACTGGGATCAAAGACTAACTTCTCTGAGCTCAGTGCTATATACGGGTTCAGCGGAGAGACCAGTGTATCCCACATGGTGAGCACATTATCCCAGAGTGCCGATATACTTCACCCCCAGCTTTCGGAGTTCGGCGGACCGAAGCCTACGGTCATCCCGGTGGGTGCGGACCAGGACCCACACATGCGCCTGACACGTGGCATCGCACACAAGATGAACATGTTCAGGATCGAAGGCCGCGAAGATAAGAACAATAATAAATACTTCAGCGTTCGCAGCAAAGCTGCCCCAGAAGGCGCACTTGCGGATATCGCAGAGAGGCTCCCATGGGATACGAAGCTTTTCGAAGGACATGTGGATGTCTTCGGTGCTGATAACTACACAAAACTCCTGAACACTGTAAGGGAAGTTGAGATCGAGTACGGAGGCTACGCATTTGTACCACCGTCTTCCACCTACCACAGATTCATGTCAGGACTACAGGGCGGAAAGATGTCCAGCAGTGTTCCTGAGAGCATCATTTCACTGAAGGAAGATCCAAAGGCCGCTGCAAAGAAGGTGAAGCGTGCCAAGACCGGCGGCAGGATGACACTTGAGGAGCAGAAAAAGCTTGGAGGAGATCCGAACAACTGTTCCGCATTCGAGCTCCTTATGTTCCACCTCGTGGAAGACGACAAGGAATTGGAAGAGATCTACAATGAATGTATCTGCGGAAAACGCATGTGTGGAAGCTGCAAAGCCCTTGCTGCAGAACTGATGACCGAATTCCTGACAGAACATCAGGAGAAGCGTGAGCTGGCAAAGGACCGGCTGGACGATTACGGATTATAA
- a CDS encoding phenylalanine--tRNA ligase subunit alpha codes for MSNYNLTTNEKNVLLALDELASTTPEELAEKASMKVETAMQSAFLLSENGLAEVNDTVTELYSLTDEGLTYAKEGLPERQLISALTEPTAIDELKEKLSPKMVGIATGWLRKKGWASIENGMMVPSGDAEETEDEKVLARFAEKASTIEELGTDDKTIKDLIKRKLVSKAEEKDRTVSITDAGTELVKAGITIEEEITQITSQLLKSGEWKNKNFRPYNIQTPPKPLYGAKVHPYQRLIDQMRQIFLEMGFTEIKGDVVQSSFWNFDALFQPQDHPAREMQDTFHLSSLSDLPEEYKDGIKDMHERGGDIDSTGWGGKWSEDIAKRDVLRTHTTAVTIKYLADNPNPPLKAFCIDRAYRRETIDPTHTPEFEQLEGVIMDENMSFANLLGCLEEFYHRMGFEDVRFRPGYFPYTEPSVEPEVYIDGLGWVELGGAGVFRKEVTEPLGIKQPVLAWGLGVSRVAMLKLGLKDLRELYQSDIEWLRKSQVCQLKD; via the coding sequence ATGAGCAACTATAACCTTACCACGAATGAGAAAAACGTGCTGCTCGCACTGGATGAACTCGCATCCACAACCCCGGAAGAGCTTGCAGAAAAAGCGTCCATGAAAGTGGAAACTGCAATGCAATCCGCTTTTTTGCTCTCAGAGAACGGGCTTGCAGAAGTAAATGATACCGTTACTGAGCTGTACTCACTGACAGACGAAGGTCTTACCTATGCAAAAGAGGGACTACCCGAGCGTCAGCTTATAAGCGCGCTCACCGAGCCAACAGCCATCGATGAGCTCAAAGAGAAGCTCTCACCAAAAATGGTGGGTATCGCAACCGGATGGCTCCGTAAGAAAGGCTGGGCAAGCATCGAGAACGGAATGATGGTTCCATCAGGCGATGCAGAGGAAACTGAGGACGAGAAGGTACTCGCCAGGTTTGCAGAAAAAGCAAGCACTATTGAAGAGCTTGGGACAGATGACAAGACCATAAAGGACCTCATCAAACGAAAGCTCGTCTCAAAGGCCGAGGAAAAGGATCGTACAGTCTCCATTACAGATGCAGGTACCGAGCTTGTAAAAGCTGGCATCACCATCGAAGAGGAGATCACACAGATCACATCACAATTACTCAAGAGCGGTGAATGGAAGAACAAGAACTTCAGGCCTTACAATATCCAGACACCACCAAAACCATTGTACGGTGCAAAGGTACACCCATACCAGCGCCTTATCGACCAGATGCGCCAGATCTTCCTTGAAATGGGATTCACCGAGATCAAAGGAGACGTCGTACAGAGCTCATTCTGGAACTTCGATGCACTATTCCAGCCACAGGACCACCCTGCAAGAGAGATGCAGGACACCTTCCACCTGTCCAGTCTTTCCGACCTTCCTGAAGAATACAAGGACGGCATCAAGGACATGCACGAACGTGGCGGAGATATCGATTCCACTGGCTGGGGAGGGAAATGGAGCGAGGATATTGCAAAACGCGATGTACTGAGGACACACACCACCGCAGTCACCATCAAATACCTTGCAGACAACCCGAACCCACCACTCAAGGCATTCTGTATCGACAGGGCATACCGCCGTGAGACCATCGATCCTACCCACACCCCTGAGTTCGAACAGCTCGAAGGTGTGATCATGGACGAGAACATGTCATTCGCAAACCTGCTTGGCTGCCTTGAAGAGTTCTATCACAGGATGGGATTCGAGGATGTAAGGTTCAGGCCCGGCTACTTCCCATACACAGAACCAAGTGTAGAACCCGAGGTATACATTGACGGACTTGGATGGGTAGAGCTTGGAGGAGCCGGAGTTTTCCGTAAGGAAGTTACCGAACCTCTTGGTATCAAGCAGCCTGTGCTTGCATGGGGTCTTGGTGTCAGTCGTGTGGCAATGCTCAAGCTCGGGCTCAAGGACCTGCGTGAACTCTACCAGTCAGACATCGAATGGCTGCGCAAGAGTCAGGTATGCCAGTTAAAAGATTAA
- a CDS encoding DUF362 domain-containing protein: MNSGSQVSIVRCEDYSKARDAVREAIDLIGGIDDLVFPGARVLLKPNLLAAALPEKAVTTHPAIVSAMCELVVEAGGIPLVGDGSGITHPGVTDEALDMSGIREAALKAGAAEVLSFETSGYEVVDVPNPSHFHQLYLAKPVVDADVVISLSKLKTHELTLYTGSVKNMFGAIPLKLRKEAHLLGKVDLFSEAVVDIYSTRVPDLTLMDAVVGMEGNGPSSGTPVNVGVVMASYDCVSLDVVGSQVIGLDPMEVPTNKAAINRGYGTQDPEVLGVPLDDVRMKFRLSATTHLRRVPPFLLKRLGKLFIIKPSINTSKCTLCGTCVLNCSPHAIERKGDKLEINGKICILCYCCRELCPSNAVDMKRSLFARIFLKIRNRG; the protein is encoded by the coding sequence ATGAACTCGGGATCTCAGGTATCTATAGTGCGCTGTGAGGATTATTCGAAAGCTAGAGACGCTGTAAGGGAAGCAATTGACCTGATCGGCGGGATTGATGATCTCGTTTTCCCCGGTGCGCGGGTACTTTTGAAACCGAATCTGCTTGCAGCAGCACTTCCTGAGAAAGCGGTCACCACACATCCTGCCATTGTGTCTGCAATGTGTGAGCTTGTCGTGGAGGCCGGAGGTATTCCTCTCGTAGGCGATGGGTCCGGGATAACTCACCCGGGGGTTACTGATGAAGCCCTGGATATGTCCGGTATAAGGGAAGCTGCCCTCAAAGCAGGTGCTGCTGAAGTTTTGAGCTTTGAGACCTCCGGCTATGAGGTAGTAGATGTTCCCAATCCTTCTCATTTTCATCAGCTTTATCTTGCTAAACCTGTGGTGGATGCCGACGTTGTGATCTCGCTTTCAAAGCTTAAGACCCATGAACTTACTCTTTATACAGGTTCTGTCAAGAACATGTTCGGTGCCATCCCCTTAAAGTTAAGGAAGGAGGCCCATCTTCTTGGCAAAGTGGACCTATTCTCTGAGGCTGTAGTGGATATCTATTCCACCAGGGTTCCCGACCTAACATTAATGGATGCTGTAGTTGGGATGGAAGGCAATGGTCCTTCAAGCGGGACACCTGTGAATGTTGGTGTAGTGATGGCAAGTTATGATTGCGTGTCTCTTGATGTTGTAGGTTCACAGGTTATAGGACTTGATCCTATGGAAGTCCCTACCAACAAAGCGGCAATTAATAGGGGATACGGAACGCAGGACCCGGAAGTGTTGGGAGTTCCTCTTGACGATGTGCGCATGAAGTTCAGACTATCAGCCACAACCCATCTTCGAAGAGTTCCTCCATTTCTTCTCAAGAGGCTTGGCAAGCTATTCATAATCAAGCCTTCCATCAATACTTCAAAATGCACCTTATGTGGAACATGTGTTTTGAACTGTTCTCCACATGCTATCGAACGTAAAGGCGATAAGTTGGAGATCAATGGCAAAATATGCATTCTTTGTTACTGCTGCCGTGAGCTCTGTCCTTCAAATGCTGTGGATATGAAGCGTTCGCTCTTTGCCAGGATATTTCTTAAGATCAGGAACCGGGGTTAA
- a CDS encoding DUF531 domain-containing protein, which yields MLTLGIVNTYDKIKVLDAHYRAIARAAPICYAYGFTLCLFDFPFKMTPEELVEYVMDKTTIGESGKYLKLLHESNRLFVFDLPKKGFQSQFGTPVITSSKPEEKYAVTPEEIADGVERNKSYLLLVGLGRKGLPKKLFSFSDHHLDITCEGISLETCTAIGTIPSYIMGIVNTRKKLKDSYRERGYQRI from the coding sequence TTGTTAACACTTGGTATTGTAAATACTTATGATAAAATAAAGGTGCTTGATGCCCATTACCGTGCAATCGCAAGGGCAGCGCCAATTTGTTACGCTTATGGTTTTACACTTTGTCTTTTTGATTTTCCTTTCAAGATGACACCGGAAGAGCTAGTGGAATATGTGATGGACAAGACTACCATCGGTGAGTCTGGAAAATACCTGAAACTACTTCACGAAAGCAATCGCCTGTTCGTCTTCGACCTTCCAAAGAAGGGCTTCCAGTCCCAGTTCGGCACTCCTGTGATCACCAGCTCAAAGCCGGAGGAGAAATATGCTGTAACTCCTGAGGAGATCGCAGACGGAGTGGAACGCAACAAGTCCTATCTTCTGCTTGTGGGACTTGGCAGGAAAGGTCTCCCTAAGAAATTGTTCTCATTCTCGGATCACCATCTTGACATTACATGTGAGGGTATCTCTCTTGAGACCTGTACTGCTATCGGTACTATTCCCTCATACATCATGGGAATAGTTAATACAAGAAAGAAACTAAAAGATAGTTACAGGGAAAGGGGTTATCAAAGAATATGA
- a CDS encoding GNAT family N-acetyltransferase, which yields MSEYVDVAIREADEGDGEHVQCLLSTYFLDMDEVPIDDFIVAEANGKIVGVAALADRNCCEIHSIAVHPNYRGNGIGSRMVSSIFETVDKDRIYVRTSSPIFFRKLGFIELPMAEKAILWEDCRECDRFEGCKQHVMCIQLDERSESC from the coding sequence ATGTCTGAATACGTTGACGTGGCTATCAGGGAAGCAGATGAGGGGGACGGGGAGCATGTGCAGTGTCTTCTTTCAACTTATTTCCTCGATATGGATGAGGTTCCTATAGATGATTTCATTGTTGCGGAGGCCAACGGGAAGATCGTTGGTGTTGCAGCTTTAGCGGACAGGAACTGCTGTGAGATCCACTCAATTGCAGTACACCCCAATTATCGTGGCAATGGCATTGGTTCAAGGATGGTTTCCTCCATTTTTGAAACGGTAGATAAGGACAGGATCTATGTCAGGACCAGCTCCCCCATCTTCTTCAGGAAACTGGGATTCATAGAGCTTCCAATGGCCGAGAAGGCCATTCTGTGGGAGGATTGCAGGGAATGCGACAGGTTTGAAGGATGTAAACAGCACGTTATGTGCATTCAACTGGATGAGAGGTCTGAGTCTTGTTAA
- the larE gene encoding ATP-dependent sacrificial sulfur transferase LarE, with protein sequence MPEDFSLLEKIEKIKGAIAEKKKVLVAFSGGVDSTTLAALAFDVLGDDAFAVTLNSCAIPQSELDDAKRIAEQIGIRHIVVEHDMLSDDMIRHNHKDRCYYCKKLVMSTLKDVVEREGLNVIVEGTNASEITGRRPGWAAINEAGGLVLTPYTEFEVTKSEVRQMARHLGLDVADKASNACLLSRLPYDTEVTPESLWRIEQAEDFLFSLGITHVRVREHDGIARIEVLPADFPVVNENRKELLSRFMELGYSYVTLDMEGFRSGSMDEVL encoded by the coding sequence ATGCCTGAAGATTTTTCCCTGTTAGAAAAGATCGAAAAGATCAAAGGAGCGATAGCTGAAAAGAAAAAAGTGCTGGTCGCTTTCTCCGGGGGTGTGGATAGCACGACGCTTGCAGCCCTTGCTTTTGATGTACTTGGGGATGATGCCTTTGCGGTGACGCTTAACTCCTGTGCGATCCCGCAGAGTGAACTGGATGACGCAAAGAGGATCGCTGAACAGATCGGTATCCGCCATATTGTGGTGGAACACGATATGCTGTCCGATGATATGATCAGGCACAACCATAAGGACAGGTGCTACTATTGTAAGAAGCTCGTAATGAGCACGCTGAAAGACGTGGTGGAAAGGGAAGGCCTGAACGTGATCGTAGAAGGTACCAATGCTTCCGAGATCACAGGACGCAGGCCCGGTTGGGCTGCCATCAATGAGGCCGGAGGGCTGGTATTGACACCTTATACGGAGTTCGAAGTAACAAAGAGCGAGGTCAGGCAGATGGCCCGTCATCTCGGTCTCGATGTTGCCGACAAGGCCTCAAATGCCTGTCTGCTATCAAGATTGCCCTATGATACGGAAGTAACTCCGGAATCCCTCTGGAGGATCGAACAGGCTGAAGACTTCCTATTCTCTCTTGGCATTACTCATGTCAGGGTCAGGGAACATGATGGCATTGCACGTATCGAGGTGTTGCCGGCTGATTTCCCTGTCGTTAATGAGAACAGGAAAGAACTGCTGTCCCGTTTCATGGAACTGGGTTATTCCTATGTTACACTTGATATGGAAGGTTTCAGGAGTGGAAGTATGGACGAGGTACTATAA
- a CDS encoding ATP-binding protein, with amino-acid sequence MSFTNITGSIKEVPKPKEEKRTSLGDVQRTETRTKRVMYPISGIVGQEMMLRALILNAINPSIGGVLIRGQKGTAKSTAVRGLAEILPEIDIIEGCKYNCDPLDTEKFCWECRDKQKKGMIRIDKSPMKVVDLPVGATEDRVVGSLDIEKAVKEGVQAFEPGILAKANRNLLYVDEINLLDDFVVDALLDAAAMGVNTVEREGVSVSHPANFIIVGSMNPEEGELRPQLLDRIALQVEVEGISDIEQRVEIIERRNRFNKDPQQFRRDFESEQEKLRTRIIKAKQILGRITTTRENLRTIAQICVAFNVDGHRADIMIERTARTNAAYENRERITNEDIIEAAEMVLPHRMRKKPFEEEEFSAEQLRAVVNGTV; translated from the coding sequence ATGAGCTTTACCAATATCACAGGCAGCATAAAGGAAGTCCCGAAGCCTAAAGAGGAGAAGAGGACCAGCTTAGGGGACGTACAGAGAACAGAGACAAGGACAAAAAGGGTAATGTATCCCATCTCCGGTATCGTAGGACAGGAGATGATGCTTCGTGCCCTTATCCTCAATGCCATCAACCCTTCAATTGGCGGTGTGCTGATAAGAGGACAGAAGGGTACTGCTAAATCAACCGCTGTAAGGGGACTGGCAGAGATCCTTCCGGAGATAGACATAATTGAAGGGTGCAAGTACAACTGTGACCCGCTGGACACGGAGAAGTTCTGCTGGGAATGCAGGGACAAGCAGAAGAAAGGCATGATCAGGATCGACAAGTCACCAATGAAAGTGGTGGATCTGCCGGTGGGTGCCACAGAAGACAGGGTCGTGGGTAGCCTAGACATCGAAAAGGCGGTCAAGGAAGGAGTACAGGCATTCGAGCCCGGTATACTGGCAAAGGCCAACCGAAACCTCCTGTATGTGGATGAGATCAACCTGCTGGACGACTTCGTTGTGGATGCCCTGCTGGATGCAGCTGCAATGGGAGTGAACACTGTCGAGAGGGAAGGTGTCAGTGTCAGCCACCCTGCCAACTTCATAATTGTGGGAAGCATGAACCCTGAAGAGGGAGAACTGCGCCCACAGCTTCTTGACAGAATAGCCCTGCAGGTGGAAGTTGAAGGAATTTCCGACATCGAGCAGCGCGTGGAGATCATTGAAAGAAGGAATCGCTTCAACAAGGACCCTCAACAGTTCAGAAGGGACTTTGAGAGCGAGCAGGAGAAACTGCGGACAAGGATCATAAAAGCAAAGCAAATTCTCGGAAGGATCACAACCACACGCGAGAACCTCAGGACCATCGCACAGATATGCGTGGCATTCAATGTGGACGGCCACAGGGCAGACATCATGATCGAGCGTACTGCACGCACAAATGCTGCTTACGAGAACCGGGAAAGGATAACCAACGAGGATATTATCGAAGCTGCCGAGATGGTGCTCCCGCACAGGATGAGAAAGAAGCCTTTCGAAGAAGAGGAGTTCAGTGCGGAACAACTTCGTGCTGTGGTAAACGGAACGGTCTGA
- a CDS encoding VWA domain-containing protein, which yields MKDRSAASRMRRNLDRDYDIQVFNPGRLVLSIRLPLEELSQISGKDTQAVNEKLLSRNEKLGHEDIEDVFIISDNDHVVVDPTSFFASMEEEVAVPRIPEVEVGVEPEAEVEIAPQTADDPISVMNIEVGEEATECIEEDVRVDLVPKEYEPCVGSVPRRIRKKAPVLIKKEDNRTGESSIVQAPENEVRTVTDDTHPVEVRSPEEEPVKEEQHIEPAPETTESSEAESEPEEERPVAAEKKDHHEDEKVVSKILTDFARNKQKKKVVSGRLKSGRRAEVLTKSKRGRYVRYRMPGEKITDIAIAPTIRAAAHRAVDGKITITKGDIREKIRRRRISTLINIVFDTSGSMDESEKIKVTTDVVLALLKDAYQRRDRVSLVTYSGREGGLVLPFTSSVEAAKRYLETVPFGGTTPTASGMLTGLETLLQELKREPAAVPIMILVTDGTANVPLRLGGNIKRELMQVCKRIADQKVNMLVVDISNDGSELAEELAEVAGGRYYHPVLLSKETLYSAIKEERDDLTDIASSASSG from the coding sequence ATGAAGGACAGATCTGCTGCTTCCCGCATGCGAAGGAACCTTGACCGGGATTATGACATACAGGTATTCAACCCCGGCAGGCTCGTTCTCAGTATAAGGTTACCATTAGAGGAACTCTCACAGATCAGTGGGAAAGATACACAGGCTGTGAATGAGAAACTTCTTTCCAGGAATGAAAAGCTGGGTCACGAAGATATTGAAGATGTTTTCATCATCTCGGACAATGACCATGTCGTTGTTGACCCGACCTCATTCTTTGCATCTATGGAAGAGGAGGTTGCTGTCCCGAGAATTCCTGAAGTTGAAGTAGGAGTGGAACCTGAAGCAGAGGTAGAAATTGCACCTCAGACTGCGGATGACCCGATATCGGTAATGAACATCGAGGTCGGTGAAGAGGCTACAGAGTGCATTGAAGAGGATGTCCGGGTGGATCTCGTTCCAAAGGAATACGAACCCTGTGTCGGTAGCGTACCCCGAAGGATAAGGAAAAAGGCCCCGGTGCTGATCAAAAAGGAAGATAACAGGACAGGGGAATCATCAATTGTACAGGCTCCTGAAAATGAAGTCCGGACCGTTACAGATGATACACATCCTGTTGAGGTGAGATCACCTGAAGAAGAACCTGTGAAGGAAGAGCAGCATATCGAGCCGGCACCTGAAACTACAGAAAGTTCAGAAGCGGAAAGCGAACCCGAAGAAGAAAGGCCAGTGGCTGCAGAGAAAAAGGACCATCACGAAGATGAAAAAGTGGTCAGCAAGATACTCACCGATTTTGCCAGGAACAAGCAAAAGAAGAAGGTTGTATCAGGCAGACTCAAGTCCGGAAGGCGTGCGGAAGTACTTACCAAGAGCAAGCGTGGCAGGTATGTGAGATATAGGATGCCCGGGGAGAAGATCACGGATATTGCTATTGCTCCGACCATAAGGGCTGCAGCACACCGTGCTGTGGACGGGAAGATCACAATAACAAAGGGAGATATAAGGGAGAAGATCAGAAGGAGGAGGATCTCCACGCTGATCAACATCGTCTTTGACACATCCGGATCCATGGACGAGAGCGAGAAGATAAAGGTCACGACGGATGTTGTCCTTGCGTTGCTCAAGGATGCATACCAGAGAAGGGACCGCGTCTCACTGGTCACATACAGCGGAAGGGAGGGAGGCCTTGTGCTGCCTTTCACTTCATCGGTTGAAGCTGCAAAGAGGTATCTGGAAACGGTACCTTTCGGCGGGACCACCCCGACGGCCTCGGGAATGCTCACCGGGCTTGAGACACTGTTACAGGAACTGAAGCGAGAACCTGCTGCGGTCCCGATCATGATCCTTGTCACCGATGGGACAGCAAATGTGCCTCTGCGTCTTGGAGGGAATATCAAAAGAGAGCTCATGCAGGTGTGCAAGAGGATCGCAGACCAGAAGGTCAACATGCTTGTAGTTGATATCAGCAACGATGGAAGTGAACTTGCAGAGGAGCTGGCAGAGGTTGCAGGCGGCAGGTATTACCATCCAGTACTTTTAAGTAAGGAAACACTTTATTCTGCAATAAAAGAGGAACGTGACGATCTGACGGATATCGCATCTTCTGCTTCTTCCGGTTGA
- the hpt gene encoding hypoxanthine/guanine phosphoribosyltransferase, translating into MLEVLQESLRKAPIVIRGEYPYFIHPISDGVPSLEPELLDEIAEHMINIAGTDYDRIVSIEAMGIPLATALSLKTGVPVSIVRKRQYGLEGEMILSQSTGYSKGELFINGVNKGEKVLVVDDVISTGGTLKALLPALEKMGAQITNVIVVISRGDGAAKMRDMGYEVDTLVKIDVDHDGVSILEVAGEQQ; encoded by the coding sequence ATGTTAGAAGTTCTTCAGGAATCACTCCGGAAAGCACCTATTGTGATCAGAGGCGAATATCCTTATTTCATACACCCGATATCTGACGGTGTACCTTCGCTGGAACCAGAATTACTCGACGAGATCGCCGAGCATATGATAAACATTGCAGGTACCGATTATGACAGGATCGTCTCTATCGAGGCAATGGGCATCCCTCTTGCGACTGCACTGTCCCTGAAGACAGGTGTTCCGGTTTCCATTGTGAGGAAGAGGCAGTACGGTCTCGAAGGAGAGATGATACTATCACAGAGCACCGGATACTCAAAGGGAGAATTGTTCATCAATGGAGTGAACAAGGGCGAGAAGGTCCTTGTGGTGGATGATGTGATCAGCACAGGTGGCACATTGAAGGCACTCCTGCCTGCCCTTGAGAAGATGGGAGCACAGATAACCAACGTGATCGTTGTGATCAGCAGGGGCGATGGCGCTGCAAAGATGAGGGACATGGGCTACGAGGTCGATACCCTTGTGAAGATAGATGTCGACCACGACGGAGTCTCCATCCTGGAGGTGGCTGGTGAGCAACAGTGA
- the dph2 gene encoding diphthamide biosynthesis enzyme Dph2 → MSNSEPFDFRIEYIIDTIKDVHPTVVGLQFPEGFKRRGTAIADRITEATGVEVLISANPCYGACDLDVAILDNVDILFHFGHAQLDDNKYSEKVIFIETRSDTDVTEVVRKAIPEITGKRIGVMTTVQHIGKLPEACEILEAEGKECLIGRGDSKIAYPGQVLGCNFSVADGLDCDEYLYIGSGQFHPLGVSLATGKRVLIADPFSNEVREVDPRKIMKQRSAVIANSLDAETFGILVSTKPGQYRMELARQLKELAEKHGKKAYILTMDLITPDQMLQFRVDAFVSTACPRLAIDEVGRFSAPMLTPPEFEIVIGEREWEDLTFDEIRGE, encoded by the coding sequence GTGAGCAACAGTGAACCTTTCGATTTCAGGATCGAATACATCATTGATACAATAAAGGATGTACATCCCACTGTTGTAGGCTTGCAGTTCCCTGAGGGTTTTAAGAGAAGAGGTACAGCTATCGCAGACCGGATAACTGAAGCCACCGGCGTTGAAGTGTTGATATCTGCAAACCCATGTTATGGTGCATGTGACCTCGATGTTGCCATCCTTGACAATGTTGACATACTTTTCCACTTCGGGCATGCACAACTTGATGATAATAAATACAGTGAGAAGGTCATTTTTATTGAGACCCGATCCGATACGGACGTGACGGAGGTTGTCAGGAAAGCGATCCCAGAGATCACCGGCAAGCGTATCGGTGTGATGACAACAGTGCAGCATATAGGAAAACTGCCTGAGGCCTGTGAGATCCTTGAGGCCGAAGGGAAGGAATGCCTGATAGGACGCGGGGATAGCAAGATAGCTTACCCGGGACAGGTCCTGGGATGCAATTTCTCGGTTGCCGACGGACTTGACTGTGACGAGTACCTCTACATTGGAAGCGGACAGTTCCACCCATTGGGAGTTTCACTGGCTACAGGAAAGAGGGTACTGATCGCAGATCCGTTCTCTAACGAGGTCCGGGAGGTCGATCCAAGGAAGATAATGAAGCAGCGCAGTGCAGTCATTGCAAATTCACTGGATGCTGAGACCTTCGGGATACTTGTATCAACAAAGCCCGGGCAGTACAGGATGGAGCTTGCCAGGCAACTGAAAGAGCTTGCCGAAAAACACGGCAAGAAGGCCTACATACTTACAATGGACCTGATAACACCTGACCAGATGTTGCAGTTCAGGGTGGATGCTTTTGTGAGCACCGCCTGCCCGAGACTTGCAATTGATGAGGTTGGCAGGTTCTCCGCACCTATGCTGACCCCGCCGGAGTTCGAGATCGTGATCGGCGAGCGCGAGTGGGAAGACCTGACCTTTGACGAGATAAGGGGAGAGTAA
- a CDS encoding METTL5 family protein, which translates to MKQRKLEILLEKVRGFDSPDVTLEQYPTPALLAAELLHFAYMKGDLTDTVYDLGCGTGMLAIGAKILGAERVIGFDSDPAALKIAKENAERLGVEVEFECMDVRQVRGHAHTVVMNPPFGAQVKGSDRPFLKTALKVGDVTYSIHNSGSLAFIKKFIEPAIITEWYNTGFPIKRTFKFHKKDVERIEVEIYRIIKENDQGE; encoded by the coding sequence ATGAAGCAACGCAAGCTGGAGATCCTTCTTGAGAAGGTAAGAGGTTTTGACTCCCCGGATGTTACGCTGGAACAGTATCCTACGCCAGCGTTACTTGCTGCGGAACTGCTTCATTTTGCTTACATGAAAGGTGACCTTACGGACACCGTCTACGACCTGGGCTGCGGCACAGGGATGCTGGCAATTGGTGCCAAGATCCTGGGAGCCGAGAGGGTCATCGGCTTTGATTCCGATCCTGCCGCACTCAAGATCGCGAAGGAGAACGCTGAAAGACTTGGCGTGGAGGTAGAGTTCGAGTGCATGGATGTCAGGCAGGTCAGGGGACATGCACATACCGTTGTGATGAACCCGCCCTTCGGTGCACAGGTGAAGGGAAGTGACAGGCCATTCCTTAAGACCGCACTAAAGGTAGGGGATGTTACGTATTCCATACATAACAGCGGAAGTCTGGCCTTTATTAAAAAATTTATAGAACCCGCAATTATTACTGAATGGTATAATACAGGGTTCCCGATAAAACGAACCTTTAAATTCCATAAAAAAGATGTAGAAAGAATTGAGGTAGAAATATACAGGATTATAAAGGAGAATGACCAGGGTGAATGA